A window of Panicum virgatum strain AP13 chromosome 8K, P.virgatum_v5, whole genome shotgun sequence contains these coding sequences:
- the LOC120645970 gene encoding uncharacterized protein LOC120645970 has protein sequence MPYDDHARALKLLHALDLDVWGTKVEAIVESTNYETLTTDELFSKLKSKEIDIQFRKKLNNPTAGSSSNIPMALVSGSTNTNANLSSTPSFALSSLCHIADDELEVFDDDQLVLLTNKFKRVYENRRNRRRSEGCFNCGERGHFIADCPSKVKAPEHGNSYRRQEQSRDRKNKSDRRGRKKGQQKFTDKQIKKAAHVLFSSLGSFDSDASYNSSDSESEDEKPKKTNDGGLCFLADIKGGMCTMALNEGDAYDCSNDSSDNEVQNSAEEEIEELTKLVDKQNKILARLKADHDRISAELKTLKDATPAAVECEECSIHMVSISELQSKHAILVDKFDCAKIELEELRSRSVLLGACATCPILQTELNVAKCHIVQLEKHTCPILPECLTCPTFVAEISILKKDNAALEEENTHLRTILGWCSVREPQIGMTIAQIKRGEHFGVGYDLKRTFGKKNAYGENNGPTPSEKSPPVSSEGFVVEPPKSVPKKQDGGEENIWIMDSGCSRHMTGDDRWFSSLTPASGNLDKFESRSSDGLFLGYALQGRAYRVLNLDTNRIEETCEVTFDETMPCFSSAFECAGDDEIGQNIFEDEVDGLDDDDDATEDPAVLELQLRGRQLLLEQHLDIFSVAIHLNK, from the exons ATGCCGTATGATGATCATGCAAGGGCTCTCAAATTGTTGCATGCACTCGACTTGGATGTTTGGGGTACAAAAGTGGAAGCGATTGTTGAGTCTACTAATTATGAGACTCTTACAACTGATGAGCTTTTCAGTAAGCTTAAATCCAAAGAGATCGACATCCAATTTCGAAAAAAGCTTAACAATCCCACAGCTGGTTCTTCTTCAAATATTCCAATGGCTTTGGTTTCTGGGAGTACTAACACTAATGCTAATCTTTCATCTACTCCTAGTTTTGCTTTGTCCTCCTTGTGTCATATTGCAGATGATGAGTTGGAGGTATTTGATGATGATCAGCTTGTTTTGCTCACCAACAAGTTCAAGCGGGTATATGAAAACAGGCGAAATAGAAGGCGTTCAGAAGGATGCTTCAACTGTGGTGAGCGTGGACACTTCATTGCTGATtgtccaagcaaggtgaaggcacCGGAGCATGGCAACAGCTACAGGCGCCAGGAACAATCAAGGGACAGGAAGAACAAGAGTGATAGGCGTGGGAGAAAGAAGGGACAACAGAAGTTTActgacaagcaaatcaagaaggcTGCACATGTTCTCTTTTCTTCGCTGGGTAGCTTTGATTCAGATGCCTCCTACAACTCTAGTGATTCAGAGTCCGAAGATGAGAAGCCCAAAAAGACCAATGATGGAGGACTCTGTTTTCTTGCTGACATCAAGGGAGGCATGTGCACTATGGCTTTAAATGAGGGTGATGCATATGACTGCAGCAACGACTCTTCTGATAATGAGGTACAAAATTCTGCTGAAGAAGAAATTGAAGAGTTGACTAAACTTGttgataaacaaaataaaattctaGCAAGACTTAAGGCTGATCATGATAGAATATCTGCTGAATTAAAAACACTAAAAgatgctacacctgctgctgtaGAATGTGAGGAATGTTCTATTCATATGGTTTCTATTTCTGAATTGCAATCTAAGCATGCTATtttagttgataaatttgattgtGCTAAGATTGAATTGGAAGAACTTCGCTCTCGTTCTGTTTTACTTGGTGCTTGTGCTACTTGTCCAATTTTGCAAACTGAGTTGAATGTTGCTAAATGCCATATTGTTCAGTTGGAGAAACACACTTGTCCTATTTTACCTGAGTGTTTGACTTGTCCTACTTTTGTTGCTGAAATTTCCATCTTAAAGAAGGACAATGCTGCTTTAGAAGAAGAAAACACTCATTTGAGAACAATCCTTGGTTGGTGTTCTGTGCGTGAGCCCCAGATTGGTATGACTATTGCACAAATTAAAAGGGGTGAACATTTTGGTGTTGGTTATGATTTGAAGCGTACTTTTGGTAAAAAGAATGCATATGGTGAGAACAATGGGCCTACTCCCAGTGAGAAGAGTCCACCGGTCTCATCTGAAGGTTTTGTGGTAGAACCTCCCAAGTCTGTTCCTAAAAAGCAG GATGGAGGCGAGGAGAACATATGGATAATGGACTCTGGTTGTTCGCGTCACATGACCGGAGATGatagatggttctccagcctcacccccgcGAGCG GAAATTTGGACAAATTTGAATCACGTTCTTCTGATGGGTTGTTCTTGGGGTATGCTTTGCAAGGGCGAGCTTACCGGGTTCTTAATCTTGATACTAATCGCATCGAGGAGACATGTGAGGTCACCTTCGACGAGACGATGCCTTGTTTCTCTTCTGCTTTtgagtgtgcaggtgatgatgagATTGGACAAAACATTTTTGAAGATGAGGTTGATGGActtgacgatgatgatgatgcaacaGAGGATCCAGCTGTGCTCGAG CTACAATTGAGGGGGAGGCAACTTCTGTTAGAACAGCACCTCGACatattcagcgtcgccatccacctcaacaaatga